The following coding sequences are from one Pseudonocardia sp. HH130630-07 window:
- the solA gene encoding N-methyl-L-tryptophan oxidase: MGSDLVDRTESAADVNSDHHFVVVGCGGLGSAALYWLSRAAAPYSSVLGLEQHALGHEHGASQDHSRIIRLAQHQDRYAALAPAAYEAWRQVEAVSGQRLVTETGGLVIEDVEARRGLSTAGRDIDGYLAVGARHGTELEELDAAALTARWPQFRLGGGERAVYQRRSGIVDARRATATHVALARGHGAQVLDHTPVRALHDAGRHVEVVTDDEVYRAEHVVVAADARTNEVLDGVLAPLPLTVTQEQVTYYATPNLIDFSPERFPVFMWHGADNFYGFPVYGEVATKLGQHMGGHEVTADTRTYEPDPVRRKRQEAFLAEHVPGMGGPELYTRTCLYTVPPDQDFVLGTVPGAPRVSVAVGAGHAFKFASLLGRILAELATTGTSRYPIGEFAVDRAALTDPAFPRSFHV; the protein is encoded by the coding sequence GTGGGGTCCGACCTCGTCGACCGCACCGAGAGCGCAGCAGACGTGAACTCCGACCACCACTTCGTCGTCGTCGGGTGCGGCGGGCTCGGCTCGGCCGCCCTCTACTGGCTGTCCCGGGCCGCCGCCCCGTACTCCTCCGTGCTCGGGCTGGAACAGCACGCCCTGGGCCACGAGCACGGCGCGAGCCAGGACCACAGCCGGATCATCCGGCTCGCCCAGCACCAGGACCGGTACGCCGCGCTGGCCCCGGCCGCCTACGAGGCCTGGCGGCAGGTCGAGGCCGTGTCCGGACAGAGACTCGTCACCGAGACCGGCGGCCTGGTCATCGAGGACGTCGAGGCCCGGCGCGGCCTCAGCACCGCGGGCCGGGACATCGACGGCTACCTCGCGGTCGGGGCCCGGCACGGGACCGAGCTGGAGGAGCTCGATGCGGCCGCGCTCACCGCCCGCTGGCCACAGTTCCGGCTGGGCGGCGGCGAGCGCGCGGTGTACCAACGCCGGTCCGGCATCGTCGATGCCCGCCGGGCCACGGCCACGCACGTCGCGCTGGCCCGCGGGCACGGGGCGCAGGTACTCGACCACACCCCGGTCCGTGCGCTGCACGACGCCGGGCGGCACGTCGAGGTCGTCACCGACGACGAGGTCTACCGGGCCGAGCACGTCGTCGTGGCGGCGGACGCCCGCACCAACGAGGTGCTCGACGGGGTCCTCGCACCGCTGCCGCTCACCGTCACCCAGGAGCAGGTGACGTACTACGCGACGCCGAACCTCATCGACTTCTCGCCGGAGCGCTTCCCCGTCTTCATGTGGCACGGCGCGGACAACTTCTACGGCTTCCCGGTCTACGGCGAGGTCGCGACCAAGCTCGGCCAGCACATGGGTGGGCACGAGGTCACCGCCGACACCCGGACCTACGAGCCGGATCCGGTGCGCCGCAAGCGCCAGGAGGCGTTCCTCGCCGAGCACGTGCCCGGGATGGGCGGTCCGGAGCTCTACACCAGGACCTGCCTCTACACGGTGCCGCCGGACCAGGACTTCGTGCTCGGCACGGTGCCGGGGGCCCCGCGGGTGAGCGTCGCGGTCGGGGCCGGGCACGCGTTCAAGTTCGCCTCGCTGCTCGGGCGGATCCTGGCCGAGCTGGCCACCACCGGCACCAGCCGGTACCCGATCGGGGAGTTCGCCGTCGACCGGGCCGCGCTGACCGACCCGGCGTTCCCGAGGTCGTTCCATGTCTGA
- a CDS encoding dihydroxyacetone kinase subunit DhaK, translated as MSLPFHPRTGDPVPPALRGFAHAHADLVEPVESPAHLLARHRSPQRRVGIVSGGGSGHEPLHAGFLGRGMLDAAAPGKVFASPHNVQVLAASRAVAGPEGVLHVVKNYTGDRINFGIAAERLRMEGIEVRRVLVDDDLATDSADTATGRRGTGATVVVEKILGGAADAGLGLEELARLGTDVAGASRSLAVASRAQTSMHTGRPAFELGDGELEYGVGIHGERAQRSIDRPGTEELVDRMLDELVAALPGTGGEVITVVNGLGGTTQMELYGLHELLTAGLDRHGLGVAGQLVGTLVPALDMTGFSLTLTRADPGWIPWWDAPAHTPAFSTVPQEAFR; from the coding sequence ATGAGCCTGCCCTTCCATCCGCGCACCGGGGACCCGGTACCACCGGCGCTGCGCGGGTTCGCCCACGCGCACGCCGATCTCGTCGAACCCGTCGAGTCACCGGCCCATCTGCTCGCGCGGCACCGGAGCCCGCAGCGCCGGGTCGGGATCGTCTCCGGCGGCGGCTCCGGGCACGAACCGCTGCACGCCGGTTTCCTGGGGCGCGGGATGCTCGACGCCGCGGCGCCGGGCAAGGTGTTCGCCTCGCCGCACAACGTGCAGGTGCTCGCCGCCTCACGCGCGGTGGCCGGCCCGGAGGGTGTGCTGCACGTCGTCAAGAACTACACCGGTGACCGGATCAACTTCGGGATCGCCGCGGAGCGGCTGCGGATGGAGGGCATCGAGGTCCGACGGGTGCTCGTCGACGACGACCTCGCGACCGACTCGGCCGACACCGCGACCGGACGGCGCGGCACCGGTGCCACGGTCGTCGTGGAGAAGATCCTCGGCGGCGCGGCGGACGCCGGGCTCGGGCTGGAGGAGCTGGCCCGGCTCGGCACCGACGTCGCCGGGGCCTCCCGGAGCCTGGCCGTCGCCTCCCGGGCGCAGACGTCGATGCACACCGGCCGGCCGGCGTTCGAGCTCGGCGACGGCGAGCTGGAGTACGGCGTGGGCATCCACGGCGAGCGGGCGCAGCGGTCGATCGACCGGCCGGGCACCGAGGAGCTCGTCGACCGGATGCTCGACGAGCTCGTCGCCGCGCTCCCCGGCACCGGCGGCGAGGTGATCACCGTCGTCAACGGGCTCGGCGGTACCACCCAGATGGAGCTCTACGGCCTGCACGAGCTGCTCACCGCCGGGCTCGACCGGCACGGCCTCGGTGTCGCCGGGCAGCTCGTCGGGACCCTGGTGCCGGCGCTGGACATGACCGGCTTCTCGCTCACCCTGACCCGTGCCGATCCCGGATGGATCCCCTGGTGGGACGCCCCGGCCCACACACCCGCGTTCTCGACCGTCCCGCAGGAGGCGTTCCGGTGA
- a CDS encoding APC family permease has product MTAAGPAGTDLAGTPGKGLRTGAIGLWGNTAIGLGATAPAYSLAATLGYVVLAVQDKAPAMFLVAFVPMLFVALAYRELNRDLPDCGTTFTWGTKAFGPWVGWMGGWGIAVSAVIVLANVAEISAIYTLRALGQPGLAEDPLVKIGIGVAFIAVMTWVSHRGIVLSERFQNVLIVLQIAVLGLLAIGALVLVATGDAGPQAVPPSWDWFNPVGLDGSALAEAVILCIFIYWGWDACLAVGEETRDADSTPGRAALLATAILLAVYLLVAVAVQSYAGLGTAGIGLANPANAEDVLTVLGAPIGGPVLTTVLLLTIAVSAAASTQTTILPTARGALAMAVYGAVPPRFGRTHPRNRTPDFATLVMGISAIAFYLVLGLVSDDALQDTIASLGLAVAFYYGITAFACVWWFRRTLLGSVRHLLLRGVLPFLGGAVMVWAFVQSAVDMIDPEYGETSFGPVGGVFVIGVGMIVLGVPLMLACAIRLRAFFRGELLNADTPVLVPESGDRPFGGS; this is encoded by the coding sequence TTGACCGCTGCAGGGCCGGCGGGCACCGACCTCGCCGGGACCCCGGGCAAGGGACTGCGCACCGGAGCGATCGGGCTGTGGGGCAACACGGCGATCGGGCTCGGCGCCACGGCACCGGCCTACAGCCTCGCCGCGACCCTGGGCTACGTCGTGCTCGCCGTGCAGGACAAGGCGCCCGCGATGTTCCTCGTGGCCTTCGTGCCGATGCTGTTCGTCGCGCTCGCCTACCGGGAGCTGAACCGCGATCTCCCCGACTGCGGGACCACGTTCACCTGGGGCACGAAGGCGTTCGGGCCGTGGGTCGGCTGGATGGGCGGCTGGGGCATCGCGGTGTCGGCGGTGATCGTGCTGGCCAACGTCGCCGAGATCTCCGCGATCTACACCCTGCGGGCGCTGGGACAGCCCGGCCTGGCTGAGGACCCGCTGGTCAAGATCGGGATCGGGGTGGCCTTCATCGCGGTGATGACCTGGGTGAGCCACCGGGGGATCGTGTTGTCCGAGCGCTTCCAGAACGTCCTGATCGTGCTGCAGATCGCGGTGCTCGGCCTCCTGGCGATCGGCGCGCTGGTACTGGTGGCGACCGGTGACGCCGGCCCACAGGCGGTGCCGCCGAGCTGGGACTGGTTCAACCCGGTCGGGCTGGACGGCTCGGCGCTGGCCGAGGCCGTCATCCTCTGCATCTTCATCTACTGGGGCTGGGACGCCTGCCTCGCCGTCGGCGAGGAGACCCGGGACGCCGACTCCACCCCCGGCCGGGCCGCGCTGCTCGCGACCGCGATCCTGCTCGCCGTCTACCTGCTGGTGGCCGTCGCCGTGCAGTCCTACGCCGGTCTCGGCACCGCCGGGATCGGCCTGGCCAACCCGGCCAACGCCGAGGACGTCCTGACCGTGCTGGGCGCACCGATCGGCGGACCGGTGCTGACGACGGTGCTGCTGCTCACCATCGCCGTCTCGGCCGCCGCGTCCACCCAGACGACGATCCTGCCGACCGCCCGGGGCGCGCTGGCCATGGCCGTCTACGGTGCCGTGCCACCGCGGTTCGGCCGCACCCACCCGCGCAACCGCACGCCGGACTTCGCGACCCTGGTCATGGGGATCTCCGCGATCGCGTTCTATCTCGTGCTCGGCCTGGTGAGCGACGACGCGCTGCAGGACACGATCGCCTCGCTCGGGCTCGCCGTCGCCTTCTACTACGGCATCACCGCGTTCGCCTGCGTGTGGTGGTTCCGGCGCACCCTGCTCGGCTCGGTCCGGCACCTGCTGCTGCGCGGGGTGCTGCCGTTCCTCGGCGGCGCCGTGATGGTCTGGGCGTTCGTGCAGAGTGCCGTCGACATGATCGACCCGGAGTACGGCGAGACCAGCTTCGGCCCGGTCGGCGGGGTGTTCGTGATCGGCGTCGGGATGATCGTCCTCGGGGTGCCGCTGATGCTGGCCTGCGCGATCCGGTTGCGCGCGTTCTTCCGCGGGGAGCTGCTGAACGCCGACACGCCGGTGCTCGTCCCGGAGTCCGGCGATCGGCCGTTCGGCGGCTCCTGA
- a CDS encoding aromatic ring-hydroxylating oxygenase subunit alpha: MSEPASPLRSPGRSLPQAAYTDPAVFAADLEHVWATGWLFAGHSCELAGPGEYLTREIGRDRVIVVRGTDDALHAHHDVCAHRGSRLTTADRGCVRAFVCPYHQWVYDVDGRLRSARLMGPGFATGDHGLAPVAVREIAGLVFVSLAPDPPDVDRLAAALAPQLAPHRLDDARVETRLRYRVAANWKTLVENNRECYHCRGSHPEFTLSNFEVGVNGDVRTDPRFDAALHRARDRWAHRGLPAEDVSFPGGAWFRVARLPLRDGFVTESLDGRPVAPLLGELGEADAGSLRVIGLPDFWAHANCDYAVTTRLTPVDTGTTDVEVCFLVRSDAGPVDVDALTAVWRATSEQDWELCEQNYAGIASRGYRPGPLSPVVESSVEAFLTWYTTALDRAAAPLG; this comes from the coding sequence ATGTCTGAGCCGGCCTCCCCGCTGCGCAGCCCCGGCCGCTCGCTGCCCCAGGCCGCCTACACCGACCCGGCGGTGTTCGCCGCCGACCTCGAGCACGTCTGGGCCACCGGATGGCTGTTCGCCGGGCACAGCTGCGAGCTGGCCGGCCCCGGCGAGTACCTGACCCGTGAGATCGGCCGGGACCGGGTGATCGTCGTCCGTGGGACGGACGATGCGCTGCACGCCCACCACGACGTGTGCGCCCACCGCGGTTCCCGGCTCACCACGGCCGACCGCGGCTGCGTGCGCGCCTTCGTCTGCCCCTACCACCAGTGGGTCTACGACGTCGACGGCCGGCTGCGCTCGGCCCGGCTGATGGGTCCCGGCTTCGCGACCGGCGACCACGGGCTCGCCCCGGTGGCCGTCCGCGAGATCGCCGGCCTGGTGTTCGTCAGCCTGGCGCCCGACCCGCCGGACGTCGACCGGCTCGCCGCCGCGCTGGCGCCGCAGCTCGCCCCGCACCGGCTCGACGACGCCCGGGTCGAGACCCGGCTGCGCTACCGGGTCGCCGCGAACTGGAAGACGCTCGTGGAGAACAACCGCGAGTGCTACCACTGCCGGGGCAGCCACCCGGAGTTCACCCTGTCCAACTTCGAGGTCGGGGTGAACGGCGACGTGCGGACCGACCCGCGCTTCGACGCGGCGCTGCACCGGGCCAGGGACCGGTGGGCGCACCGCGGCCTGCCCGCCGAGGACGTCAGTTTCCCAGGCGGGGCCTGGTTCCGGGTCGCCCGGCTGCCGCTGCGGGACGGTTTCGTGACCGAGTCGCTCGACGGCCGGCCGGTCGCGCCACTGCTCGGTGAGCTGGGCGAGGCCGACGCCGGGAGCCTGCGCGTCATCGGGCTGCCGGACTTCTGGGCGCACGCGAACTGCGACTACGCGGTCACCACCCGGCTCACCCCGGTCGACACCGGGACCACCGACGTGGAGGTCTGCTTCCTGGTGCGCTCCGACGCCGGCCCGGTGGACGTCGACGCGCTGACCGCGGTCTGGCGGGCGACCTCGGAGCAGGACTGGGAGCTCTGCGAGCAGAACTACGCCGGGATCGCCTCGCGCGGGTACCGGCCGGGCCCGCTCTCCCCCGTCGTCGAGTCCTCGGTCGAGGCGTTCCTGACCTGGTACACCACCGCGCTGGACCGGGCCGCGGCACCGCTGGGCTGA
- a CDS encoding LysR substrate-binding domain-containing protein, which translates to MDVELRQLRVFLTVASELHFSRAAARLHVSQPALSQQIRTLERALGTPLFDRSSRSTDLTPAGRVLLEAAPRVLFEADRAATRVAQAAEGASGLLVVGSVGTALASIAPRILRAVRARFPDLQLQVSQHDTAAQMTALAEERLDVGLVRAAAPTAAVAVTELVAEPLLVVLPGDHPLAERATVDAAALADEAFVLWPRPLGTEFFDIITGYCRDHGFSPRIVAEGADIETQLSLVAAGIGVSLQPSYYANLRPPGVVFRPLSGTVPTVALQVAWRRRHRSPAVRHFVEAALVCADAG; encoded by the coding sequence ATGGACGTCGAGCTGCGCCAGCTCCGGGTGTTCCTCACCGTCGCCTCGGAGCTGCACTTCAGCCGGGCGGCGGCCCGGTTGCACGTCAGCCAGCCGGCGCTGAGCCAGCAGATCCGCACGCTGGAGCGGGCGCTCGGGACGCCGCTGTTCGACCGCAGCAGCCGGTCGACCGACCTCACCCCGGCCGGCCGGGTGCTGCTGGAGGCGGCGCCGCGGGTCCTGTTCGAGGCGGACCGGGCCGCGACCCGGGTCGCGCAGGCGGCCGAGGGCGCGAGCGGCCTGCTGGTGGTGGGCTCGGTGGGCACGGCACTGGCCTCGATCGCCCCACGGATCCTGCGCGCCGTGCGGGCCCGGTTCCCGGACCTGCAGCTGCAGGTGTCCCAGCACGACACCGCCGCGCAGATGACCGCCCTCGCCGAGGAACGGCTCGACGTCGGCCTGGTCCGGGCCGCGGCACCGACGGCCGCGGTCGCGGTCACCGAGCTGGTCGCCGAGCCGTTGCTCGTGGTCCTGCCCGGGGACCATCCGCTGGCGGAGCGCGCGACCGTGGACGCCGCGGCTCTCGCGGACGAGGCGTTCGTGCTGTGGCCGCGGCCGCTCGGCACGGAGTTCTTCGACATCATCACCGGCTACTGCCGTGACCACGGGTTCAGCCCGCGGATCGTGGCCGAGGGCGCCGACATCGAGACCCAGCTGAGCCTGGTCGCCGCGGGGATCGGGGTGTCGCTGCAGCCGTCCTACTACGCCAACCTGCGGCCGCCGGGGGTGGTGTTCCGGCCGCTGTCCGGCACCGTGCCGACGGTGGCCCTGCAGGTGGCGTGGCGGCGCCGGCACCGCTCGCCGGCCGTGCGGCACTTCGTCGAGGCGGCGCTGGTCTGCGCGGACGCCGGGTGA